A stretch of the Thermodesulfobacteriota bacterium genome encodes the following:
- a CDS encoding [FeFe] hydrogenase H-cluster radical SAM maturase HydG (in Escherichia coli this enzyme functions in thiamine biosynthesis along with thiFSGI and IscS; with ThiFSG catalyzes the formation of thiazole phosphate from tyrosine, cysteine and 1-deoxy-D-xylulose-5-phosphate; forms a complex with ThiG; contains an iron-sulfur center; in Thermotoga this enzyme has an extra C-terminal domain) — protein sequence TAGGMKGFCQANAILTLKEYLLDTASNGRGEALEKALDLAMDEIKDPAMRQEVLKKVKEIEEGKRDLYF from the coding sequence CACCGCCGGAGGTATGAAGGGTTTTTGCCAGGCGAACGCCATACTCACCTTGAAGGAGTACCTTCTCGACACGGCGAGTAACGGCAGGGGTGAAGCGCTCGAAAAGGCGCTCGACCTTGCCATGGACGAGATAAAAGACCCGGCCATGAGGCAGGAGGTCCTGAAGAAGGTTAAGGAGATTGAAGAGGGCAAGAGGGACCTCTACTTTTAG
- the thiS gene encoding sulfur carrier protein ThiS, which translates to MEIRVNGEVMEAGEGATIDSLLTGLGIRRDGMAVELNREIVPRGRYAETALADGDAVEVVRMVGGG; encoded by the coding sequence ATGGAAATTAGAGTGAACGGAGAGGTAATGGAAGCAGGGGAGGGGGCCACGATCGATTCGCTCCTCACCGGGCTTGGTATAAGGCGGGACGGCATGGCCGTGGAGCTTAATCGTGAGATAGTCCCGCGCGGACGCTACGCCGAGACCGCGCTCGCTGACGGCGACGCCGTGGAGGTCGTACGCATGGTCGGCGGGGGCTGA